One segment of Methylotuvimicrobium sp. KM2 DNA contains the following:
- a CDS encoding recombinase family protein, whose product MQGHRIGYIRVSSFDQNPERQLEQVEVSKVFTDKASGKDTERPALEELLAFVREGDTIVVHSMDRLARNLDDLRRLVQQLTQRGVRIEFVKEGLTFTGEDSPMANLLLSVMGAFAEFERALIRERQREGIALAKQRGAYRGRKKALSPEQARELQQRVGAGEQKATLAREYGISRETLYQYLKSAG is encoded by the coding sequence TTGCAAGGGCATCGTATTGGTTACATCCGCGTCAGTTCCTTCGACCAAAATCCGGAACGCCAACTCGAACAGGTCGAGGTCAGTAAAGTTTTTACCGATAAGGCCTCCGGCAAAGATACCGAACGCCCCGCCTTGGAAGAATTGCTGGCGTTTGTCCGGGAGGGCGATACGATCGTGGTGCATAGCATGGACCGCTTGGCGAGAAATCTGGATGACCTGCGGCGCTTGGTTCAGCAATTAACCCAACGCGGCGTGCGCATCGAATTCGTCAAGGAAGGCCTGACGTTCACCGGCGAAGATTCGCCGATGGCCAATTTATTGCTCTCGGTCATGGGGGCGTTTGCCGAGTTCGAGCGGGCTTTGATCCGAGAACGGCAGCGCGAAGGCATTGCGTTGGCCAAACAACGCGGCGCCTACCGGGGGCGCAAGAAAGCGCTATCGCCAGAGCAAGCCCGAGAGCTGCAACAGCGTGTCGGAGCGGGCGAGCAAAAAGCCACATTAGCCCGCGAGTATGGCATTAGCCGGGAAACCCTGTATCAATATTTGAAAAGCGCTGGGTAG
- a CDS encoding DUF6290 family protein, with product MLAIRLPDELEKRLDNLAKLTGRTKTFYARQAIERHLDDLEDLYLAEQRLTEICAGRSQPIPLEDVLKRYDLED from the coding sequence ATGTTAGCGATACGACTGCCGGACGAGCTGGAAAAACGCTTGGATAATTTAGCCAAACTCACGGGGCGCACGAAAACCTTTTATGCCAGACAAGCCATCGAGCGGCATCTGGACGACTTGGAAGACTTGTATCTGGCTGAACAGCGCCTGACCGAGATTTGCGCCGGACGGTCGCAACCCATTCCGCTCGAGGACGTGCTGAAACGCTATGATTTGGAAGATTGA
- a CDS encoding ribbon-helix-helix protein, CopG family translates to MTTTVGVKLDDETRERLKSLGEMKQRSVHWLMRQAIQDYVEREEREERRNQEADEAWLEYKQSGIGVDNDSMMTWLDSWGTDKEIECPNPKPHH, encoded by the coding sequence ATGACGACGACAGTGGGTGTAAAGCTCGACGATGAAACACGGGAGCGTCTGAAAAGTTTAGGGGAAATGAAACAACGCTCTGTGCATTGGCTTATGCGTCAGGCGATACAGGACTATGTCGAAAGAGAAGAGAGAGAAGAGCGCCGCAATCAAGAAGCCGACGAGGCTTGGCTTGAATACAAGCAATCAGGGATTGGTGTGGATAATGACTCTATGATGACTTGGCTGGATAGCTGGGGAACAGATAAGGAAATAGAATGCCCCAATCCAAAACCTCACCATTAA
- a CDS encoding type II toxin-antitoxin system RelE/ParE family toxin, whose amino-acid sequence MIWKIEFDPAAERELAKLDKVVARRILKFLTERLAPSDNPRSLGAPLAGSKLGEFWKYRIGKYRVIASIEDRIVTVLVLKVDKRSDVYKQK is encoded by the coding sequence ATGATTTGGAAGATTGAATTCGATCCGGCCGCCGAACGCGAATTGGCAAAGCTGGACAAGGTTGTTGCCCGCCGGATTTTAAAGTTTTTGACCGAGCGGCTGGCGCCATCGGACAATCCGCGTAGTCTAGGTGCACCGCTGGCCGGTTCTAAACTCGGCGAGTTCTGGAAATACCGCATTGGCAAATACCGTGTCATCGCCAGCATCGAGGATCGGATCGTGACGGTTCTGGTGTTGAAAGTGGATAAGCGCAGCGATGTGTACAAACAAAAATAA
- a CDS encoding type II toxin-antitoxin system RelE/ParE family toxin, with product MPQSKTSPLIWSLTARADLIRLREFIAPHNPEAAKNAAKSLKNAANLIIQHPGIGTRLEGRQDRELFVPFGKRGYVIRYRIDGTAIVILKIWHSLEERE from the coding sequence ATGCCCCAATCCAAAACCTCACCATTAATTTGGTCTTTAACAGCCCGTGCGGATTTAATAAGGCTACGGGAATTTATAGCGCCTCATAATCCGGAAGCCGCGAAAAATGCGGCAAAAAGCCTAAAAAATGCAGCAAACCTCATTATCCAGCATCCCGGCATTGGAACGCGCTTAGAAGGGCGACAGGATCGCGAGCTCTTTGTTCCGTTCGGTAAGCGCGGCTATGTTATTCGTTATCGAATTGATGGTACCGCCATAGTTATCTTAAAAATCTGGCACAGCCTTGAGGAAAGAGAGTAG
- a CDS encoding IS66 family transposase: MQLSDHDLNQLDEDRLLDLPEEDLRRLSIRLLNDLKEARERLKQNSRNSSRPPSSEAPWDKANDTASDTDAIDAGEDTPDQEADNTSSAPPAKESKQDSQTDSSQASDDVRNPGKQPGAQGFGRQQVLPVTDYQDHRPELCACCGTVFTTSQQKAYTAFDTVDLTWADANDPGLRLITTRHTYYEATCHCGHVTRGEPYRHVPHGSLPNVVCSEWRLVGPGLAALIVCLAYRMRLSRERIREFLQDWLGLSLSVGTINNTLHESGAAALPIEDELIDAVVNSQLLHVDETSWMELTTFLWLWVFSTDTVTAYWIAYRSAELLENLLGSDYLGWLMSDGYQAYRRYPNRVRCWAHLLRKAQGLEESFDPVARQFGKQTLALLNTLMNAIREARVDPPDKLLTETFQESLALYRALCESLREATHKKTRELAGEMLNDWEAIFQGVASYHLPLTNNEAERALRHWVILRRISYGTRTEQGSRVFAILISVIETCRKRQQSPWLYLAVVIDHQRTGRPIPKLPPVDWGSE, from the coding sequence ATGCAACTGAGCGATCATGACCTAAACCAACTGGATGAAGACAGGCTTCTGGACTTACCGGAAGAGGATTTGCGTCGCCTTTCGATTCGCTTGCTCAACGATCTCAAGGAAGCACGCGAGCGCTTGAAGCAAAACTCGCGCAATAGCTCCCGGCCACCCAGTAGTGAAGCACCGTGGGATAAGGCGAACGATACAGCCAGTGATACCGATGCGATAGACGCTGGCGAAGACACGCCGGACCAGGAGGCAGATAACACATCTTCCGCCCCACCTGCTAAAGAATCCAAACAAGATTCTCAAACCGACTCGTCTCAAGCTTCGGATGATGTGCGTAACCCCGGTAAGCAGCCTGGTGCGCAAGGCTTCGGTAGACAGCAAGTCCTGCCGGTGACCGACTATCAAGACCATCGTCCCGAGCTTTGCGCGTGTTGCGGTACTGTGTTCACGACAAGTCAGCAAAAAGCGTATACCGCTTTTGATACCGTTGACCTCACCTGGGCTGACGCGAACGATCCGGGCTTGAGATTGATCACGACGCGGCATACCTATTATGAAGCGACGTGTCACTGCGGCCATGTGACGCGAGGCGAACCGTATCGTCATGTGCCCCACGGCAGTTTGCCGAACGTCGTGTGCAGCGAATGGCGCCTGGTCGGGCCGGGTTTAGCCGCCTTGATTGTGTGTCTGGCCTATCGCATGCGGCTATCCCGTGAGCGCATCCGCGAATTCTTGCAGGATTGGTTAGGGTTAAGTCTCAGTGTCGGCACCATCAACAACACCCTGCATGAAAGCGGCGCGGCGGCGCTGCCGATCGAAGACGAACTCATTGACGCCGTGGTCAATAGTCAATTACTGCATGTCGATGAAACGTCTTGGATGGAACTGACGACCTTCTTATGGCTGTGGGTGTTCAGTACGGATACCGTGACTGCTTACTGGATTGCCTACCGCAGTGCCGAATTGCTCGAGAACCTCTTGGGCTCGGATTACTTGGGCTGGCTCATGAGCGATGGCTACCAAGCCTATCGCAGATACCCGAATCGCGTGCGTTGCTGGGCGCATCTGCTGCGCAAAGCCCAAGGGCTGGAAGAGAGTTTCGACCCTGTGGCACGCCAGTTCGGCAAACAAACACTAGCGTTGCTGAATACACTGATGAACGCGATTCGAGAGGCCCGTGTCGACCCACCCGACAAACTGTTGACGGAAACCTTTCAAGAATCACTGGCGCTCTATCGAGCGCTATGCGAAAGCCTGCGCGAAGCAACGCATAAAAAGACGCGTGAGCTGGCCGGTGAAATGCTCAATGATTGGGAGGCGATCTTTCAGGGCGTTGCATCCTATCATTTGCCGTTGACCAACAACGAAGCCGAGCGGGCACTGCGGCACTGGGTGATTTTGAGACGCATCAGCTATGGCACTCGCACCGAACAAGGCTCGCGGGTATTCGCCATTTTAATCAGCGTGATCGAAACCTGTCGTAAAAGACAGCAATCCCCTTGGCTTTATTTGGCAGTAGTCATTGATCATCAGCGAACCGGTCGGCCGATTCCAAAATTGCCTCCAGTGGACTGGGGGTCTGAATAG
- a CDS encoding ATP-binding protein → MDEIVGLTGREEVVEELVTEIKKGKHVILTGPVGIGKSAVLRAALDRLGGKIELVIRLHDHQAKGQFVEMARQMLALELITAQQLELPAKFHGVPGSEIDWKEIKSQVNRMSMRDLTQALIPALAKDEAKPVIAVDDLTSLTPTQMAFWLAIFDHAQVIGCASEKKARVRKLWWKMREIAVKPLSPETVRAIVKKYIETQGVLIESPELYISHVVKQSGGVPQAIYDMLDESGKERIIDKRKVREMRHEAGVQYLDFTPMVMVLGALIVSMRYVGMGTGDKMLYILGGMGCGAVFDLPLFHLQGGRAVVLYLYSIYSLRVNPC, encoded by the coding sequence ATGGATGAGATTGTGGGTTTGACCGGTCGCGAGGAAGTGGTCGAAGAGTTGGTGACCGAGATCAAGAAGGGCAAGCACGTCATTCTGACCGGGCCGGTCGGTATCGGCAAATCGGCGGTGCTGAGGGCGGCGCTCGATCGGCTGGGCGGCAAGATCGAGCTAGTGATCCGGCTGCACGATCATCAGGCGAAGGGGCAGTTCGTCGAAATGGCCCGGCAGATGCTGGCGCTGGAGCTGATCACGGCGCAGCAACTGGAATTGCCGGCCAAGTTTCATGGCGTGCCCGGTTCCGAAATCGATTGGAAGGAGATCAAAAGCCAGGTCAACCGGATGAGCATGCGCGATCTGACCCAGGCCTTGATTCCGGCCTTGGCCAAGGACGAAGCCAAGCCGGTCATCGCGGTCGACGATCTGACCTCGCTGACGCCTACGCAAATGGCGTTCTGGCTGGCCATCTTCGACCATGCCCAGGTGATCGGCTGCGCCTCCGAGAAAAAGGCTCGTGTCCGGAAACTGTGGTGGAAGATGCGCGAAATCGCGGTTAAGCCGCTGTCGCCGGAGACGGTGCGCGCGATCGTCAAGAAGTATATCGAGACCCAGGGCGTGTTGATCGAATCGCCGGAGCTGTACATCAGTCACGTCGTCAAGCAGTCGGGCGGGGTGCCGCAGGCGATCTACGACATGCTAGACGAGTCGGGCAAGGAGCGGATCATCGACAAGCGCAAGGTGCGGGAAATGCGCCACGAGGCCGGCGTCCAGTATCTCGATTTCACGCCGATGGTGATGGTCCTGGGGGCGCTGATCGTGTCGATGCGCTATGTCGGCATGGGTACCGGCGACAAGATGCTGTACATTCTCGGCGGCATGGGGTGCGGCGCTGTTTTTGACCTTCCGCTATTTCATCTTCAAGGGGGTAGGGCGGTAGTGCTATACTTGTATAGCATTTATTCATTGAGGGTAAACCCATGTTAG
- a CDS encoding lysozyme inhibitor LprI family protein translates to MKLQMISQTYRACAFWLLILSHSAFAADAELNPEFSSCMDQSGGVTVNMIDCIGQEHERQDARLNRAYKTLMDTLPAARKTALRDAQRAWLKYREAHCHFYNDPDGGSIARVQANDCFMTETAKRAKELEAIRSMTEPL, encoded by the coding sequence ATGAAACTGCAAATGATAAGTCAAACGTACCGTGCCTGTGCCTTTTGGTTGTTGATATTGAGCCATTCAGCTTTTGCCGCCGATGCCGAACTAAACCCCGAGTTTTCTAGCTGCATGGATCAATCGGGTGGCGTGACGGTGAACATGATTGACTGCATCGGCCAGGAACACGAGCGGCAGGACGCTCGGCTTAACCGGGCCTATAAAACCTTGATGGACACGCTTCCGGCCGCGCGCAAAACCGCTTTGCGAGACGCGCAACGAGCCTGGCTGAAATACCGGGAAGCGCATTGCCATTTTTACAACGATCCCGATGGCGGCTCGATAGCCCGCGTTCAGGCCAATGATTGTTTCATGACCGAAACGGCTAAACGGGCGAAGGAACTTGAAGCTATTCGATCGATGACAGAACCTCTCTGA
- a CDS encoding metal-dependent hydrolase, translated as MLAATHAAFSTALYLGGAAVFEYPTDPVTWAVAVLFSFMPYIDIPTSKVGRPLFFISVPLEKRFGHRTITHSILGVGVLAALASPLCFWAVLGGYWSHIQIDMANIRGVDLFWPSPIRVVMPGKVRFRLEVGSKAEIIVLCSLLVFCVGLHQILRDFDIAYDEFVKVQGQNWHTLELKAIDNLTLEHIECTCPVLGAWQSGLIVEYHGQARSVGKSQLHHNLYPVDAVLIEGEPLRVISQRVDMKGRSLRWLVENLKANHGYYLLGELHIDADKVVDVTQLEAYYPVSWSGAKVRLHYAKAEDLRDYLNLTAIRGEVVVQFWLRPGDEMVEMRLDGGA; from the coding sequence ATGTTAGCCGCCACCCACGCCGCCTTCTCGACCGCGCTGTATCTCGGCGGGGCGGCGGTGTTCGAATACCCGACCGATCCCGTGACCTGGGCCGTGGCGGTGCTGTTCTCGTTCATGCCCTATATCGACATCCCGACCTCAAAGGTCGGTCGGCCGCTGTTCTTTATCTCGGTACCGCTGGAAAAGCGTTTCGGTCACCGGACGATTACCCATTCGATCCTTGGCGTCGGCGTCCTCGCGGCGTTGGCCTCGCCGTTGTGCTTTTGGGCGGTGCTCGGCGGCTATTGGTCGCACATCCAGATCGACATGGCCAACATCCGGGGCGTGGATTTGTTCTGGCCGTCGCCGATCCGCGTGGTCATGCCGGGCAAGGTCAGGTTCCGGCTGGAAGTCGGCAGCAAGGCGGAAATAATCGTCTTATGTTCGCTGCTGGTGTTTTGCGTCGGCCTGCATCAGATATTGCGGGATTTTGATATTGCTTATGACGAATTCGTTAAAGTTCAGGGTCAAAATTGGCACACGCTGGAACTCAAAGCTATCGACAACCTGACGCTGGAGCATATCGAATGCACCTGCCCGGTGCTCGGCGCCTGGCAAAGCGGCCTGATCGTCGAATACCACGGCCAGGCCCGCTCGGTCGGCAAGAGCCAATTGCACCACAATTTATATCCGGTCGACGCGGTGCTGATCGAGGGCGAGCCGCTGCGCGTGATCTCTCAGCGCGTCGACATGAAAGGCCGGTCGTTGCGCTGGCTGGTCGAGAATTTGAAGGCGAACCACGGTTATTATTTGCTCGGCGAATTGCACATCGACGCCGACAAAGTCGTCGATGTCACGCAACTGGAGGCGTACTATCCGGTGAGCTGGAGCGGGGCGAAGGTCAGGCTGCATTATGCGAAGGCGGAGGATTTGCGGGATTATTTGAATCTGACCGCGATTCGGGGGGAAGTGGTGGTTCAGTTTTGGTTGCGGCCGGGGGATGAAATGGTGGAGATGCGCTTGGATGGCGGGGCATGA